The genomic region TCGCTCACCTGCATAATCACTCTCAGTTTTCGGTATTGCAATCTACCATCAGTATTCCAGATCTTGTTGCTGCTGCGGCAGAAGAAGATATGAATGCGGTGGCACTGACCGATCATGCGAATATGATGGGTGCCTTTCACTTTGTAAAGGAAGTGGGAACCTATAATAAGAGTGTAAAGGAGCATAATGCAACTGCCGAGGAAAATGGAGAAGACCTGAAGAAACCTTTAAAGGCAATTGTGGGTTGTGAATTCTTTGTTTGTGAGAACCATGCCGATAAAAGCCGGAAAGATAATGGTTACCAGGTGGTGATGCTGGCCAAGAATAAGAAAGGATATCATAACCTTGCAAAAATGTCTTCTAAAGCTTATACCGATGGGTTCTATTATGTGCCTCGTATAGATAAGGAGGTCATTAAACAATATAAGGAGGATGTGATCGTCCTTACCGGTAACCTCTACGGTGAGGTGCCTAGTAAGATCCTTAATGTTGGTGAAAAGCAAGCTGAAGAAGCCTTGCTGTGGTGGAAAGAAGAATTTGGCGAAGATTTGTATATCGAGATCATGCGCCACGATCAGGAAGATGAAAACAGGGTGAATCCTGTTCTGGTTGAGTTTTCGAAAAAACACGATATAAAATTAATAGCGACCAATAATACCTATTACTGGAAACAGGAAGATGCCAATGCGCACGATATTTTACTTTGTGTAAAAGACGGTGAAAAGCAGGCAACACCAATTGGACGTGGAAGAGGCTATCGCTACGGACTTCCGAATGAAGAATACTACTTCAAGTCGTCCAGTGAAATGAAGAAACTCTTCAAAGATCTACCGGATGCCATTAGTAATATCCAGGAGATCGTTGATAAAATAGAACCTTTTGAACTTGCCAGGGATGTGTTGCTTCCTGCTTTTGAAATTCCAGAGGAATTCCGGAGTGAAGAAGATCTTGTTGATGGAGGAAAAAGAGGTGAAAATGCATTTTTAAAGCATATCACTTTTGAAGGAGCGAAGAAACGTTATCCCGAGATCACTCCGGATATTGAGGAGAGATTGAACTTCGAATTATCGGTTATTGAGAATACTGGTTATCCCGGGTATTTCCTTATTGTGGAAGATTTTATTCGCGCCGCAAGGGAAATGGGAGTTTCGGTAGGTCCGGGTCGTGGTTCTGCTGCAGGATCTGTGGTAGCATATTGCCTCTGGATCACCAATATTGATCCTATTAAATATGATCTGCTTTTTGAGAGATTCCTGAATCCGGATCGTGTAAGCATGCCCGATATTGATATCGACTTTGATGATGAGGGTCGAAGCCGGGTAATGGATTATGTGATCAAGAAATACGGGGCTAACCAGGTAGCACAGATCATCACCTACGGTACCATGGCGGCGAAGTCATCTATTCGTGATACTGCAAGGGTTCTGGATCTTCCACTTATGGAAGCTGACAGGATCGCGAAGTTGATCCCGAATACCAAGCTTGGAAAACTTTTCGCCATGGATGACAAGACGATCAAGTCTAAATTCCGTGGAGATGAAATTGAAAAAATAAACGAACTCTTTAATATTGCTGAGGGCGATGACCTGGAAGCCGAAACGGTTAACCAGGCACGAATTCTTGAAGGTTCAGTTAGAAATACAGGTATTCACGCTTGCGGAGTTATCATTACTCCCGGTGATATTACCAATTATGTACCGGTATCGGTAGCTAAGGATTCAGATCTTTATGTGACTCAGTTCGATAACTCGGTCGTGGAAAGTGCAGGTCTGCTAAAAATGGACTTCCTGGGTCTTAAAACACTGACCTTAATTAAGGACACTGTAAAAATCGTAAAGGGAAGACATGATATAGACCTTGATCCGGATAATTTCCCGTTGGATGATGAAGAGACCTATAAGTTGTTCCAGAGAGGTGAAACGATCGGGATCTTCCAGTATGAATCTCCCGGGATGCAAAAGCACATGCAGGCATTAAAACCTACGGTTTTTGATGACCTTATCGCCATGAACGCCTTGTATCGCCCGGGGCCAATGGAATATATTCCAAGTTTTATTGCCCGTAAGCATGGTGATGAAGAAATTGCCTATGACCTTCCGGAAATGGAAGAATACCTGGAAGAAACCTACGGTATTACGGTTTACCAGGAGCAGGTGATGCTTCTGTCACAAAAGCTGGCAGGTTTCACTAAGGGTGAAGCCGATATGCTTCGTAAAGCTATGGGTAAAAAGATCGCCTCTTTACTTGCAGAATTAAAGCCGAAATTTATTGGCGGGGGAGAAGAGAAAGGACATCCAACCGAAGTCCTGGAGAAAATCTGGAAAGACTGGGAAGCGTTTGCATCCTATGCCTTTAATAAGTCTCACTCTACCTGTTACGCCTGGATCGCCTACCAAACAGCCTATTTAAAAGCGCATTACCCTGCGGAATATATGGCGGCGGTACTTTCTAATAACATGAATGATATTAAGCAGGTTACTTTCTTTATGGAAGAATGTAAGCGTATGAAGCTGAATGTTCTTGGGCCAGATGTAAATGAATCTTACTATAAATTCTCGGTAAATAAAGATAACGCGGTTCGATTTGGAATGGGAGCGATCAAAGGTGTTGGAGCCGGAGCTGTAGCTACCATAGTAGAAAATAGAAAAACAAAAGAAGGACCATATCGATCTATATTTGATATGGCCAAAAGAATAGACCTTCGAGCAGCCAATAAAAAGGCTTTTGAAAACCTTGCGTTGGCAGGTGGTTTCGACGGATTTGGGACCACTCACCGCGCACAGTATTTCCATGATGACGGGAACGGAATGAGTTTCCTTGAAAAGGTAGTAAAATATGCGCAGAAGTTCCAGGAGAGTCAGAATTCTTCACAGGTTAGCCTCTTTGGAGAAGCCAGTGATGTGCAGATACCCGAACCTGAAGTTCCCGGATGTGAGGAGTGGGGAACTATGGAAAAATTACGTCGTGAAAAAGAGGTGGTTGGGATCTATATTTCAGGTCACCCTCTGGATGATTTTAAGATAGAAATGAATTATTTCTGTAATGGGAAATTATCAGATTGCAGAAACCTCGAGTC from Gramella sp. MT6 harbors:
- the dnaE gene encoding DNA polymerase III subunit alpha codes for the protein MYLIFDTETTGLPKRWDAPLTDSDNWPRCIQIAWQLHDEMGNLIENQDYLVQPEGFDIPYDSERIHGISTDLAKEQGIPLDEVLEKFNEALKRSKFVVGQNVGFDLNIMGAEFIRRDFENSLQEMPVLDTCTEKTAELCKIPGGRGGKFKLPTLTELHEFLFDEAFAEAHNATADVEATTRCFLELIRQRIYTVEELDVPSDYFENFSEENPQRIELIGLKHINLKKASDKIRKRLEKQQPTDDISHEEIQENLEMLDEVPFAHLHNHSQFSVLQSTISIPDLVAAAAEEDMNAVALTDHANMMGAFHFVKEVGTYNKSVKEHNATAEENGEDLKKPLKAIVGCEFFVCENHADKSRKDNGYQVVMLAKNKKGYHNLAKMSSKAYTDGFYYVPRIDKEVIKQYKEDVIVLTGNLYGEVPSKILNVGEKQAEEALLWWKEEFGEDLYIEIMRHDQEDENRVNPVLVEFSKKHDIKLIATNNTYYWKQEDANAHDILLCVKDGEKQATPIGRGRGYRYGLPNEEYYFKSSSEMKKLFKDLPDAISNIQEIVDKIEPFELARDVLLPAFEIPEEFRSEEDLVDGGKRGENAFLKHITFEGAKKRYPEITPDIEERLNFELSVIENTGYPGYFLIVEDFIRAAREMGVSVGPGRGSAAGSVVAYCLWITNIDPIKYDLLFERFLNPDRVSMPDIDIDFDDEGRSRVMDYVIKKYGANQVAQIITYGTMAAKSSIRDTARVLDLPLMEADRIAKLIPNTKLGKLFAMDDKTIKSKFRGDEIEKINELFNIAEGDDLEAETVNQARILEGSVRNTGIHACGVIITPGDITNYVPVSVAKDSDLYVTQFDNSVVESAGLLKMDFLGLKTLTLIKDTVKIVKGRHDIDLDPDNFPLDDEETYKLFQRGETIGIFQYESPGMQKHMQALKPTVFDDLIAMNALYRPGPMEYIPSFIARKHGDEEIAYDLPEMEEYLEETYGITVYQEQVMLLSQKLAGFTKGEADMLRKAMGKKIASLLAELKPKFIGGGEEKGHPTEVLEKIWKDWEAFASYAFNKSHSTCYAWIAYQTAYLKAHYPAEYMAAVLSNNMNDIKQVTFFMEECKRMKLNVLGPDVNESYYKFSVNKDNAVRFGMGAIKGVGAGAVATIVENRKTKEGPYRSIFDMAKRIDLRAANKKAFENLALAGGFDGFGTTHRAQYFHDDGNGMSFLEKVVKYAQKFQESQNSSQVSLFGEASDVQIPEPEVPGCEEWGTMEKLRREKEVVGIYISGHPLDDFKIEMNYFCNGKLSDCRNLESIVNRELTMGCVVVDVQHRVSKNGKGWAIFTVEDYDESYEFKIFGEEYLRMKHFFVPNNFIHLKIFVKEGWTNKDTGKKGEPRIQFREIGLLHDVMDKNAKKLTIQLNIDDLKNEKIEWLKDTFMSHKGDCHLNFVVYEMKEQVKLRMPSRKHKIKISQELIEALEAEQFMYKLN